The following proteins come from a genomic window of Gossypium raimondii isolate GPD5lz chromosome 5, ASM2569854v1, whole genome shotgun sequence:
- the LOC105770648 gene encoding ABSCISIC ACID-INSENSITIVE 5-like protein 2 produces MGIQTMGSQGDSGSNGKQLQFQQLTQQNSMYSLTLDEVQNQLGDLGKPLSSMNLDELLKNVWTLEANQTFGMDSDGTVLTNQASLQRQASLSLTGALSKKTVDEVWRDIQQSKNDGEKKSRERQPTLGEMTLEDFLVKAGVVAEASTDGDVGASIAGVDLSVAPQFAQQGQWMQYPQPQYHHPQQSIMGVYMPPQPMPRPLALGTAAVMDVSYPENQVPLHSPLMGTLSDTQASGRKRGAPEDIVEKNVERRQKRMIKNRESAARSRARKQAYTNELENKVSRLEEENERLRKRKELEKLLPSAPPPEPKYQLRRTSSAPF; encoded by the exons atgggAATTCAGACAATGGGGTCTCAAGGTGATAGTGGTAGTAATGGAAAACAGTTGCAATTCCAGCAGTTAACTCAGCAAAATTCGATGTATAGCCTCACATTGGATGAGGTACAAAATCAGCTGGGTGACTTGGGAAAACCTCTGAGTAGCATGAACCTAGATGAGCTTCTCAAGAATGTATGGACCTTGGAGGCTAACCAGACTTTCGGTATGGACTCTGATGGCACCGTGCTGACCAATCAAGCTTCTCTGCAGCGTCAGGCGAGTTTGTCATTAACTGGTGCTTTGAGCAAGAagacagttgatgaggtttggAGAGACATTCAACAAAGCAAAAATGATGGGGAAAAGAAATCTAGAGAAAGGCAGCCTACCCTTGGAGAAATGACATTGGAGGATTTTCTAGTGAAAGCTGGAGTTGTTGCCGAAGCATCTACGGACGGAGACGTTGGTGCTTCTATTGCTGGGGTAGATCTAAGTGTTGCACCACAGTTTGCGCAGCAAGGTCAGTGGATGCAGTACCCACAGCCACAATATCACCATCCTCAACAAAGTATAATGGGGGTTTACATGCCACCCCAGCCTATGCCCCGGCCATTAGCCTTAGGGACTGCTGCTGTAATGGATGTCTCGTACCCGGAGAACCAGGTACCATTACATTCGCCTTTGATGGGAACATTATCAGATACACAGGCATCTGGAAGGAAAAGAGGTGCCCCCGAGGACATAGTTGAGAAAAATGTTGAAAGGAGACAAAAGAGGATGATAAAGAATAGGGAATCTGCAGCACGTTCACGAGCAAGGAAGCAG GCTTACACTAATGAACTGGAGAACAAAGTTTCACGTCTAGAAGAGGAAAATGAGAGGCTGAGGAAACGGAAG GAGCTAGAGAAGCTGCTGCCGTCCGCACCTCCTCCCGAGCCAAAATATCAGCTTCGTAGAACATCATCGGCCCCATTCTAA
- the LOC105770900 gene encoding cullin-1-like isoform X1 yields MEFDMIGSYMVNWSPKLQTAVSDLVYQEVHEKVRDAVIALIDKEREGEQIDRALLKNVLGIFVEIGMGQMDRYEDDFEEAMLQDTLLPRFP; encoded by the exons ATGGAGTTTGATATGATCG GGTCTTACATGGTTAACTGGTCTCCAAAGTTACAGACTGCTGTTTCTGACTTG GTATATCAGGAAGTGCATGAAAAAGTCAGAGATGCCGTAATTGCCCTT ATTGATAAAGAACGTGAGGGAGAACAGATAGACCGAGCATTATTGAAGAATGTCTTGGGTATTTTTGTTGAGATTGGCATGGGACAAATGGATCGTTATGAGGATGATTTTGAAGAAGCCATGCTTCAGGATACTTTATTACCAAGAtttccttga
- the LOC105770900 gene encoding cullin-1-like isoform X2, with protein sequence MVNWSPKLQTAVSDLVYQEVHEKVRDAVIALIDKEREGEQIDRALLKNVLGIFVEIGMGQMDRYEDDFEEAMLQDTLLPRFP encoded by the exons ATGGTTAACTGGTCTCCAAAGTTACAGACTGCTGTTTCTGACTTG GTATATCAGGAAGTGCATGAAAAAGTCAGAGATGCCGTAATTGCCCTT ATTGATAAAGAACGTGAGGGAGAACAGATAGACCGAGCATTATTGAAGAATGTCTTGGGTATTTTTGTTGAGATTGGCATGGGACAAATGGATCGTTATGAGGATGATTTTGAAGAAGCCATGCTTCAGGATACTTTATTACCAAGAtttccttga